The DNA window GGACGTTCGTCCACGTCGCGCCGCCGTCGCGCGTGATCTGCACGTTGCCGTCGTCGGTGCCGACCCAGATCACACCCGGCTCGAACTCGTCCTCGGCGATGGTGAGGATCGTCGTGTGGAATTCCGCCGCGGTGTTGTCGAGGTAGATCTCGCCGCCCGAATCGAGCTGCTTCTCCGGGTCGTCGGTGGTGAGGTCGGGGCTGATCACGTCCCACGAGTGGCCGTAGTCGTTGCTGCGGAAAACGACGTTGCCGCCCCAGTACACCGTCGCCGGGTCGTGCGGCGAGATGACGATCGGCGCGTCCCAGTTGAAACGGTACCTCGCCTGGTACATGCCCTGCCCCACCGAGCCGATCATGAGCGGCCACGGCTCGATCGACCGCATCTGCCCCGAGTTCGTGTCCGTGATGCGGAAGTAACCGCCCTGCGCGTTCGAGTAGATCAGGTTCGGCTGACCCGGGACCGGCACGGTGTAGAAGCCGTCGCCGCCGGAGACGGTGTAGAAATAGCCGGGCAGGATGCCACGGCGGTCGTTGAGCCGGCTCGGCCCGCACCAGTTGCCGTTGTCCTGCAGCCCGCCGCACACGTAGTACGGGTCGCGGTCGTCGACGAAGATGTGGTAGTACTGCGCGAGGCTGAAGTTGCGGAAGATGTGGAAGTTGGCGCCTCCGTCGTACGACACCTGCATGCCGCCGTCCGAGCCCGAGAGGATCCGCTCACCGTCTTCCGGGTCGATCCAGTACGCCTGGTGGTCGCCGTGCACGTCGTTGGCGATGCGCTCGAAGGTCCGGCCCCCGTCGGTCGATTTCGACAGTCCGCCCGAGAGCGTGTACAGCGTCTCGTGGTCGGACGGGTCGACGTAGACGTCGGAGTAGTAGAAGGGCCGGAAGTTGAGCTGGTTCCTGTTGTCGTTGACCATCTCCCAGGTCTCGCCGTGGTCGTCGGACATGAAGAGCGTGCCGGCGGTGGGGTATTCGGTGATCAGGTACACGATGTTCGGACGCGACTGCGCCACGCTGATGCCGATGCGGGCCATGGGCTCGTCCGGCGTGGTCGTGATCTTCTTCCACGAGATGCCGCCGTCGCGCGAGACGTAAAGCGCCGTCTCCCTGCCCCCGTCGTCGAAACGCCACGGCAGACGGCGGAAGGTCCACATGCCGGCGTAGACGTTGCGGGGGTTCGTCAGGTCGATGTCGATGTCCGAGCACCCGGTGTCCTCGTCGATGAACAGCACGTGGTCCCACGTCTGGCCGCCGTCGGTCGTGCGGAAGACGCCGCGCTCCCGGTTGGGGCCCCATTCGTGGCCCATCGCGCAGACCAGGGCGACATCGGGGTCGCGCGGGTCGACGACGATGCGCTTGATGCGTTCGCTGTCGTCGAGGCCGAGGTGGGTCCAGGTGGCGCCGCCGTCGGTCGAACGGTACACGCCGTCGCCGTACGAGACCGAGTTGCGCGGGTCGCCCTCGCCGGAGCCGAGCCAGACGACGTTGTGGTCGGAGGGAGCAAGCGTCAGCGCCCCGACCGAGTAGGTGTTCTCGTCGTCCCACTGATGCTCGAAGGTCACGCCGCCGTTGGTCGTCTTCCAGACGCCTCCGTTGGCCGCTCCGACCCAGAAGGTCCGCGGATCGCCCGGTACGCCGATGATGGCGGACACCCGTCCGCCCATGTTCACGGGACCGATGTGCCGCCACTCGATGTCGCCCAGCGCAGCCGAGATGGCCGCAGGGCTTTGGGCCCGGGCCGGTGTGGCGGCGAGAAGAGCGAAGAGTGCGAGGGCGAGCGGGAATGCGCTGCGCGGCAACTTCATGAGAGTTCTCCCGGGATGGTTGGTGGAGGGCGGAGGGCCCTCCAGATCGCGCAAGTTCAATGGGCGAAGAGGGATTCGAACCCCCGACCTCCTGCTTGTAAGGCAGGCGCTCTGAACCGGCTGAGCTATTCGCCCCGAATCGTGGCCATCCGCGCGGCGTTGCGGCGGGGCCTCCCCGGGCCGACTCCCGCTGGCCGAGCCGGCGCTAGCTGAGCCGACGCCAGCCGAGGATCAGGCCGGCGGGCAGGAACACCACATAGCCCAGGATGAGCAGGAGCGGCGCAGCCGTCACGGACCCCCGGTCGAGCAGCACGTACCCGGCGGCGATCGACGTGAGGCCGAGCGCGAACGCCACGTAGTTGGCCACTCCGAACTGGAGGCCCCGGGCGGGGGCGTCCCCACTCCTCCGGTCGCGTCTTCCCTGATTCATGCGGGGACGCTAGACGTCCCTCCGACACGCGTCAACCACGATGGGCACGCGTTCCCGGCCCGCCGGGGGCAACTCACGAACTCGCCCGGGCCCATTCCGAGGCCTCCAGGAGCGGCGAGGGGAGCGGCGAGGCGAAGGACAGCGCCTCGCCGGTCCCGGGGTGCTCGAACGCGAGGTGCGCGGCGTGCAGGAAGAGTCGCCCGGCCCGGCGCCGGAACTCTCCGGCCCAGCGGCCGCCCGCGCCGCCGAAGCCGCGTTCCCGGTTCGGTCCGTAGATCGGGTCGCCGACGACCGGGTGTCCGAGCGATCCGAGGTGCACCCGAATCTGGTGCGTCCTCCCCGTAGCGAGCCGCACGGCGAGCAACTCCGCGGCGTTCCACCGCTCCAGGCGCTTGAAGTGCGTCACCGCGGGCCGTCCGGTCTCGCGCACGGCCATCCGCTTCCGGGCGCGCGGATCGCGCCCGATCGGGCGATCGACCGTGAACCGCTCCTCGTCGAGGTGTCCCCAGGCCGCGGCGACGTACCCGCGCTCGACCTCGCGGCGCCCGAGTGCGGCGGACAGCGCCCGATGCGCCTCGTCCCGGCGCGCGACGAGCATGAGCCCGCTCGTGTCCTTGTCCAGCCGGTGAACGATCCCGGGCCGGCGGTCCCCGCCGATGCTCGACAGCCCGCCGAGGTGAAAGAGGAGGGCGTTCACAAGCGTGCCGCCCGGATGGCCGGGCGCGGGGTGGACGACGAGTCCTGCCGGCTTCTCGACCACCGCGAGGTCGTCGTCCGCGTATCGGATCTCGACGGGGATGTCCTCGGGCTCCAGCCGGGTCGCAACCGGGGGCGGCAGTTCGACCTCGATCCGATCTCCCGCCCGCGGCCGGTATCGCTTCCTCGGGACCTGTCCACCGACGGTCACCCGGCCGTCGGAGATGAGTTGCACGACTCGGGCCCGGCTCAGCGAGAGACGTTCGGCCAGCAGGCGGTCGATCCGGTCGGCGGCCGCGTCCTCGCTCTCGCCGATCTCGATGAGCCGCGGCCCGCCCGCACCCGCCGCATCGGATTCGGGTGGACTCACTTCACTCGGGGGTCGCCTCCGCCGCCGCAGCCGCTACCTCCCTCTCGCGCCGGCCCTCAAGCCAGAACGAGATCAGCAGCAGCACCGCGCCGACCGTCACGGCGGAATCCGCGATGTTGAAGATGGGGAAGCGGCTCGCACCGATGCCGAAATCGAGGAAGTCCACGACGCCGGCTTCCAGCCGGATGCGATCCCAGATGTTGCCGAGCGCGCCGGCGGATACGAGCGAGATGGCGAGGATGCGAAGTCGATCCGACGACGGGGTGCCGCGGTAGATGACGCCGAGCACGCCGAGCGCGATCAGGGAGAGGATGAGAAAGAAGATCCGCGAATGTTCGCCGATGTCGAGCCCGAAAGCGGCGCCGCGGTTGTGCGTGTAGGTGAAGCGGAAGAAGTCGCCGATCACGGGTGTTCGCTCGTACAGCTCGAACGTGTTCATGACCCACGCCTTGGTCACGATGTCCAGCGCGAGGATAACGACGATCGGAACGAGCGTCAGCCAGAGGCGGACCTGGTGATCGCGTCCGGAAGCTTCAGCCACCCGTCTCCTCCTTCTCCTTGCACCTGATGCAGAGCCGCGCGTGCGGGAGGGCGTCGAGCCGCTCGAAGCTGATCTCCTCGTCGCAGTCCTCGCACCTTCCGAATTGCTCCGGGTTCCGATAGAGCCGCCTCAGCGCCTCGTCGATGTGGTAGAGCAGCCGACCCTCCTTGCTCGCGAACAGGAACGCCTTCTCGCGCTCCATGGCGTCCGTCCCCTGGTCCGCCATATGGAAGCTGTAGGCGGCCAGGTCGCTGTCCGCCCCCTGAAGGGAACTCGTGAACGAGTCGTCGTACTGACCGAGCTCCCGCGTCGCGCGCGACCGGGCCGCCAGCAGTCTCTTCTCGATGTGTTTCCGTTGTTCCGCGTTCATCCTTCTCAAGCGCGTTCGTCGACTCCGCCGATTCCGATGCGGACCTCGACGTCGTCGATCTTCACCACGGCCGTACTCAGGCCTCCCCGGGGGACCGACCCCGTCTGTACTTCTACGGCCAGCGTCTCGCCGGCGACGTAGTCCGCGTGCTTCGACACCGCCTGTTCCAGATCCTGCGGACCCGCCACGCCGAGGCGGATGCGGTCGGCGACCTCGAGCCCCGCATCGCGCCGCAACCGCTGGACGCGGTTCACGATCTCCCGCGCGTAACCTTCGCCGCGCAGCGCATCATCGATGTCGGTATCCAAGGCCGCGAGGTAACCGCCTCCCGTCGCCACGGCGAGATCGGTGAGCGTCTCCTCGTGAATCACGAGGTCTTCGGGCGTCACCCGAACCCGTTCGCCTCCGATCTCGACGTCGAGCGGCTCCCCGTCCCTGAGCCTCCTCAGGGCCACCGCATCCAGATCCGCGATCCCGGCCGCGACGGCCGGCGTGCGCGCCCCGTGTTTCGGACCCAGCGCACCGAACCGCGGCTTCGCGTATAGCCGGGTAAGATCTTCGCTGTCCCCCAGCGACACAACCATTTTCACGTTGAGTTCTTCCATCGCAAGCGCAGCCATCGGGTCCGCGAGCGCCCGTCCCTCCGGCAGAACCGCGTGAAGCGTGCGCAGCGGCTGCCGAATCCGCACCCCCGCCTTTTCCCGGGCGGCGCGGCCCAGCGCCACCAGGCGCCGGACGTCGTCCATCGCCTGCTCGAGCTCCGGCTCCGAATGCCCTTCCGGCTCCGGGAAATCCGCCAGGTGGACGGACGCTTCGTCTGTGAGCGCCCGGTACAGCCAATCGGACATGAACGGGGCGTACGGGGCGAGCAGCCGCGCGGTCGTGGCGAGACATTCGTGGAGCGTCGCGAAGGCGTCGGCGCTCGCGGCCGCGGTCCCCGGTTGCGTCGCCCAGAAGCGGTCGCGGCTCCGGCGCACGTACCAGTTCGACACGTCGTCGAGCACGAACTCCTGGATGGCGCGCGCCCCGGCCGTGAGATCGAACGCCTCCAGCGCTTCCCCCACGAGCCGCACGACCCGGTCCAGGCGGGCGAGCACCCAGCGGTCGAGGTCGCTTCGGTCGGAGACGGGAGCCGCGGAGGACGCGGTGTGGGACCACCCCTCCTCGTTCGCGTAGAGGGCGAAGAAGCGGTACGTGTGACGGAGTGTGGCGAACAGCTTGCGGTCGGTCTCGCGGAGCGCCGACGGATCCCACCGCTTCGGCACCCAGGGGTTGGACCCCGAGAGGAAGTAGAAACGCGTGACATCGGCCCCGTACGTGTCGAGCGCGTCGCGCGGATCCACCGCGTTGCCCCGCGACTTCGACATCTTCCGTCCCTTTGCATCGAGCACCTGGTCGTTGACGACGACGGCCCGGAACGGTGCGCGGTCGAAGAGAATGGTGGACAGCGCGAGGAGCGAGTAGAACCAGCCGCGCGTCTGGTCGACGCCCTCGGCGATGTAGTCGGCCGGGAAGTAGCGCTCGAAGGTGTCCCGGTTCTCGAACGGATAGTGCCACTGGGCGTAGGGCATGGAGCCGGAGTCGAACCACGCATCGGCGACTTCCGGGACGCGCCGCATCGTGCCGCCGCATGCGTCGACGGGACAGCACCACTCGTATCCGTCGATCCCCGGCCGGTGAGGATCGAAGTCCTCGGGGAGGCCGCCGACGCGGCGCCCCAGTTCCGCGAAGGATCCGAGCACCTCCCGGTGTTCGTCGCAGTCGGAGCAGAGCCAGATGGGAAGGGGGGTTCCCCAGTACCGCTCGCGCGAGAGCGCCCAGTCGATGTTGTTCTGCAGCCACTCGCCCATGCGGCCGGATCCCGTCTCGGGCGGATGCCAGTCAATGGACGCATTATGCTCGAGCAGGCGCGACTTCACGGCGGTCGTCCGGATGTACCACGAATCGCGCGCCATGTAGAGAAGCGCGCTGTCGCAGCGCCAGCAGTGGGGATAGCTGTGCTCGTACATCTCGCGCAGATACAGCTGGTCGTGCGCGACGGCCCAGTCGCGGAGCGCGCGTTCGGTCTCTCCATCTTTCACGTGCATCCCGGCAAGTCCGCCCGGCACGGTGTCGAGGAAGCGCCCGTCCCCGCCGACCGTGTGCTGCATCGGCAGTCCCGCCGCCTCGCCCAGCCGGAAGTCGTCTTCCCCGTACATCACCGCCGTGTGGACGACGCCCGTCCCGTCGTCGACCGTGACAAAATCCGCCTCCAGCACCGTCCATGCCGTATCGGAGCCGGCGCCGTCCACCGCGTTCGGGAAGAGCGGGCGGTAGCGCCGCCCGGCGAGTTCACCGCCGCGCACCTCCCCGACGATCTCATAGGGGTGCCGCAGCACCTCGGCGACGCGGTCGCGGGCCAGGATGAGCACCTCTCCCGGCGAAGCCCCGCCGGGCCCGTCGTGCGCCCGTGCGGGGGTCGTGCCGCCGTCCGCACCCTCGGGCAGGACGCGTACGCGGGCATAGGGGATGTCGGGCCCCACCGCGAGGCCGAGGTTGCCCGGAAGCGTCCAGGGGGTCGTGGTCCAGCTCAGGATCCGCGCGCCGTCCGGGTCGTCGACGAGATGGAACTTCATGTAGACCGCGGGCTCGGTCACGTCGCGGTAGCCCTGGGCCACCTCGTGGCTCGAGAGGCCGGTGCCGCAGCGCGGACACGTCGGGATGACGCGGTATCCCCTGTACAGCAGGCCCCGCTTCTCGATCTCCGAGAGCGCCCACCAGCCCGACTCGATGAACTCGTTCGAGTACGTGACGTACGGGTCGCCGTAGTCCAGCCAGTAGCCGATGTCCCGGGACAGCCGCTCCCAGGCGTCCTGGTAGCGGAACACGTTGTTCCGGCAGTTGTCGTTGAACTTCCGGATTCCGTAACGCTCGATGTCCGGCTTGCCGGAGATGCCGAGCGAGCGCTCGACCTCGAGTTCCACCGGCAGTCCGTGGGTGTCCCAGCCCGCTTTCCGCGGCACGTGATGGCCGGACATGGTGCGGTATCGCGCCACCGCATCCTTGATCGTGCGGGCAAGGATGTGATGGACGCCGGGCGCGGCGTTCGCGGTCGGCGGTCCCTCGTAGAACACGAAATCCGGCGCAGCCGACCGGGCCGCGAGGCTGCGCTCGAAGGTCTTCTCTTCCTCCCAGCTTTCGAGGACTTCGGCTTCGAGCCCGCGTGCGGACTCCGGTATCGGCCGGTAGGCCATGGAGGTGCTCCGTCTGGTTATCTCTCGATGGTCGACGCAGTCGTCGGAACGGCGGGCGTGCGCAGCGGGGTGCTGCGGTCAGGTCGACGCGGCGCCCGAACCGCCGGCGTCGACCCGGCTAATCGATGGAAGCGGGGCCTCGGTATCGGACTCCGGAGCCATGGGCTCGGCCGCGATGGGCTCGGCGGCGGCAACCTCGGGTGCCCCGTCTCCGCTCGCTCTCCGGAGCCGCTCGATGAACCGGTCGAGATCGCCGGCTCCGTCCCCGAACCGTTCATCCTCGAAGTCGAGGTATTCGTCGAAGCGCTCGAACAGTTTCCGCAGCGCGGCGAGGAAGCGGCCCCGGGTCGCCTTCAGGTCTTCGACCTTGTCGTGGCAGAGGCGGACGGCCCGCTCCGCGTCGGCGAGCACGGCGCCCGCGCGCATCTCGGCCTCGCGGAGCCGCACGGCCGCGTCGCGCTCGGACTGCAGGCGGGCCTCCTCGCGCAGCTCCTGAGCGGCCAGGAGCGCTTCGTTGAGGGCCTTCTCGCGAGCCCTGTAGCTCTCCAACTGGTGTTTCTGCTGCTCGATCCGATCGCTGAGCACGACGTGCTCGCGCACGTGGCGTTCGAGGCAATCCGCCACGACCGCGAGGAACGCATCGACCTGCTGTGCGTCGTACCCGCGCACCGAACGCCTGAAGTCGTCCTTCTTCTTGCGGACGTCAAGCGGTGTCAGATCGATCATCTCTCCCCCAGTAGCACCGTGCCGAGTCGCACCCGCGTGCTCCCCTCCTCGATCGCGATCTCGAAATCGTTGCTCATCCCCATCGAGAGCGCCCTGCCCTCAAAATCCGGAATCTCCGCGCGACAGCGTTTCAGCAGCCGCGCCGCGCCGCGAAACGCGGGCCGGACCTCCGCCTCGTCCGCCGTAAACGGCGCCATCGTCATCAGCCCGGCCACCCGCAGACCGGGCAGTTCACAGATCTCGGCCACGGCGTCCAGCACCACGTCCGGGTTCAGGCCGGCCTTCGCCGCCTCCCCCGACGTGTTCACCTGCACGAGCACCTCGACCGGTTCGCGCCGTTCCTCTTCGACGATCCGGTTCAACGTGCCCGCGAGCCGCACGCTGTCCACCGACTCGACGACATCGAACAGCCGGACCGCGCGCCGCGCCTTGTTGCGCTGCAGCCGACCGATCAGGTGCCACGCGACGCCGGGCGTCGGCCCCAGTTCCAACCGCTTGGCTTCGGCTTCCGGCACCCGGTTTTCGCCGATCCGGCCCACGCCGAGCGCCTTCACGATCTCGATTCCCCCTGCGGGATGTCCCTTCGTCACGGGGAGGATCTCGACGTCGCTCGCGCGCCGTCCTGCCCGCCTCGCCGCAGCCTCGATGCGCTCCGTCACCTCGGCCAGCCGGGCCTCGACCTGATCTTTCGTCACGCGGCACAGTTTACGGGGCCGCGCCCGGCGATGCGAGCCATCTACCGGGGGTCCGGGCGGCACCCGGCGGACCGAAAAAAAAGAGCGCCCGGCGTCGCTTTGGCGTCGCCGGGCGCTTGCCGTCGCTCGGAAGCGGGACGGCTGGTGTCGTGTCTCCGTAGTTCTAGATCACCTCGAACGTCACCCACTGGGAGACCCAGACCGCCGTGACCTTGTCGCGGTTCTTCGCAGGCGTGAACCGCATCTGCTGCACGACCTTCCCCGCCGCCTCGTCCAGGAGGCCGTTATCGGAGGAGGTCTTCACCTCGAAGTTCTCGACGGCTCCGTTTTCCGTCACGTAGAGCCAGAGTTCGACCCGGCCCCCGATGCCCGCATCCATCAGCGTGCGCGGATACTCCCGCTGCAGTATCTGCTGAATCTCACCGCCGTTCAGCAGCACGGGAGGCGTGTCGTACACGATGAACGACGGCCGATCCGCCGGACTGCCGGTCTCGGGAGGCGGCGGCAGGGCGTTATCCGTCGTGAACGACTCGAACGTCGTTTCCGCGATCGTAATGTCCTCGGAGATGTCAACCGAAGCGACCCGCGGGGTGGCCGGACGGGCGATCTGTTCCGGCGGCGGCGGGATCTTCACCTCGGGCGGCAACGCCACCGCCTCGATCTCATCGACCACGACGCCCAGGTCCGCCGCCTCGAACGGGCGGACGAGGACGAACAGTCCGAAGTGGAGCGTGACGGCAACCAACAACCCGACCTGCGTCCAGTTGGTGCTCGCCCGCTTGAACTGATCGTTCGCGGTGAGCCGAATTCCGGTCTCTTCCATCGTTTCTCTCCCGGTCTCCTGAAGCCCGTGGTGTCCTGCTGCTGGCTAGCGCCGAGCCCGCATCGCGCGCTGCTCGAGCCGCGTGGCGAAGGTGACGCGCACCGCGCCGGACGCCTGCAGTTCTTCCGTAATCGTATTGATCTGCTGATAAGGCACTTCGGAATCGCCGCGAATCGCGATCACGAGTTCACGGTTCTCCGCGTAGATCGGCCGAACGGTCTCCGAGATGTCCTCGAACGGCGTCAGCACGTCGTTGATCCAGACCGAACCGTCGCGCTGAACCCAGAGGTGGAGGATGTTCTGCCGCTTCTCGTCGATCTTCTCGGTGGCCTCCGCCGTCGTCCATTCGATCTGCCGGTTCCGGTCCTTCCGGAAGACGGTCGTGACCATGAAGAAGATGAGAAGGAGGAACGCGATGTCCGCCATCGAAGAGGTCGGGATCGACCCGTCCGACCCGGACTTTTTCTTGAAGCCGCTGTCCTTGATGGCCATCTAGTTCTCCATCTCCTGTAGCGAGATTCGCTCGGCGCCCGCCAGCTTCACCTCATCGAGCACGTTGACCATGTGACGGTAGGGCGCGTTGGGGTGGGTCTGAATGGCGGCGATGAGATTCTCGTTGCCCGCCAGTTCGGTGCGCAGAATGTTCGCCACCTGCGTGTGCGCCACGACCTGTTCCTGTTCGCTTTCGCCCCGGCGCACGATGACGCGGCCGTCAGGCTGCACGATGAAGAAGATCAGGTTCCGCCCCGACACATCCTGCTCCTCGGCCTGCTCCGGGAGCACGATCGGCAGTCCCCGTTCCTCGTTGAACACCGTCGTCGTGAGGAAGAAGACCAGGAGGAGGAACGCGATGTCCGCCATCGAAGAGGTCGGGATCTCGTCCGACACCTTCTGCTTGCGTTTCATGATCGCCATTGTGGACTTCTTTCTCCGTTTGTCGCTTCGATCTGCGACCCGGGCTCGTCAGCTCGCCCGCGCGCCCCGGTCCTCGAGGTCCCAGATAAGCCCGAGCACCTCCTGCGCCCCCTCCTCCATGTCGAGGATGAGACGATCGATGCGCGTGACGAAAAAGTTGTAGCCGATGTTGACGGGGATCGCGATTGAGAGCCCCGTGGCGGTCGTGATGAGCGCCACCTTGATGCCGCCGGCGACGAGCCCCGGCTCGACCTGTCCCGCGATCTCGATGGCCTGGAAGGCGAGGATCATCCCGATCACGGTTCCGAGGAAGCCCAGCATGGGGGCGACGTTGGCGATTGTGCCCAGAACCGTGAGGCCGCGCTCGAGGAAGTCGAGCTCGATCACACCCGTCGTGGCGATCGCCTTCTGGATGTCCTTGCCGTCGGAGCGCGCCTCGCTGCCGCGGTCGCGGAGGCGGCGCAGTCCGGCGAGGAGGATCGCGGCGACGGGTCCCCGCGTTTCCTCGGCCGTCGTAATCGCTTCGCCCAGGCGGCCGCTCACTCCGAGACTCTCGATCTCGTGGAGCAGCTTCCTTGAATCGCGGTGGGCGATCCACAGCGTCCACGCCTTGGCCAGCATCACGCCGATCGCGATCAGCGAGCAGAGGACGAGGGGGTACATCATGAACCCGCCATCGGTGAACAGAGTCAGCAGCTCGTACTGATTGTCCATATCGCCTGCCCGTAAGGGATTTGTCGCTCGATTCCCGGCCTGGTCGCAACTTGAAAAGTTTAGGGGACTGACGGGGCCTCGTCAAACCGTTTGGGTCCATCCGGCCGATCCCCGGGCTCCGCGTCGAGATCCGCACCGGGACGGCCCAGTTCAGGCGCCGGGACGTCGGCCGCCAGATGGTCCCGAAGCTGCTGCGGCGCCAGGTTCCTTCGCAGGACGCCGCGACGGGCCAGCGAGATCTGGCTGGTCTCCTCGGACACGACGACGACGTACGCGTCGGTCTCTTCGGAGAGGCCGAGCGTGGCCCGGTGCCGGGTCCCCAGCGTCCGGTCGCTGAGGGGGTACTGCGTGAGCGGGAGATGGACGCCGGCAGCCACGATCTGCCCGTCGCGCACGACGACCGCCCCATCGTGGAGGGGCGACCTGGGCGTGAACAGAGACACGAGCAGGCTGGACGACACATCGGCCCGGAGGCGCGTCCCCGTCTTCTCGATGTACTCTTCGAGAGACAGTTCACGTTCGATCGCGATGATCGCCCCCGTCCGGGTGCGGGACAGTTCCGCCGCCGCCTTTGCGATCTCATCCGCGACCGCTTCGCTCCGCTCCTGCAGCCGGGTCAGCACGCTCAGCACGCGGCTGCGGCCGATCCGGGCGAGCGCGTTCCGCAGCTCGGGGTGAAAGACGACGATGAGCGCGAAGGCGCCGTAGGTGAAGGCCTGCGAGAGAATCGACCGGATGAGGTCGAGGCTGAGCCATCCCGCCGCCGCGTAGACCGCCGCGAGGAGGACGAGGCCGAACAGCATCTGGAACGCCCGCGTGCCGGACCAGAGGATGAGCACCCGGTAGATGAGGACCGCGACGACGGTGATCTCGAAGACGTCCAGAAGATCGATCTGCAGGAGGCGCAGGTAGTTCCAGAAAGCGTCCATCACCTGCGGCCTCCAGCCGCGCGCGGGCGAGCTGACGGACGGGCGCCGCGGACGACCCCGGGTCGGCGGACCTCGATCGCACCCTCGACGTCGAGCGCCTGACGCATCTCGCAAACATCGTGCACGCGGAGCACATGGGCGCCGCGCCGCGCCGCGGCGAGACACGCCGCGACGGAGGCTGTGACGCACTCGTCCGGCCCCACATCGAGCAGCGCCCCGAGAAAGGACTTGCGCGACGGGCCGACCCACACCGGCGCTCCGAGCGACGCGATCTCGTCGAGCCGGGCCAGCAGCTCGAGATTGCCGTCCAGCGACTTTCCGAAGCCGATCCCCGGGTCGACCGCGACCTGACCTGGGTCGCAGCCCGCGTCGAGCGCCGCCCGCCGCGCCTCGGCGAGGGCGCCGCGGACCTCCGCCGCGACATCGCCGTAGTCGGTGTCGAGCTGCATGGTGCGGGGTGTGCCGCGCATGTGCATGAGCACGAGCCCCACGCCCGTCCGGGCCGCGAGCCCCGCCAGCGCCGGATCGGCGCGCAGGGCCGTCACGTCGTTGATCGCCGCGGCGCCCGCGTCCACCGCCCGCTCCGCCACCTCGAGCTTGTGTGTATCCACGGAGATGGGGATCGGAAGGTCACGCAGTCCGCGGAGCACCGGTTCGAGCCGGGCCCACTCCTCGTCCGCCGGCACCGGGTCGGCGCCGGGGCGGGTGGACTCGGCCCCGATGTCGAGGATCGCCGCCCCCTCCTCCGCGATCTGCCGACCTCGCGCGATCGCCTTCCGCGGCTCGGTGTACCGGCCGCCATCCGAAAACGAATCGGGCGTGACGTTCAGTATCCCCGCGATCACGGGTGATTCCAGGGAGATCTCGCGATCGCCCGTCCGCCAGGTGCGCGCCGGCCCGACCGCCGAGAGCCCCATCCGCGCGCCGCGCCCCGTCAGCCCCGTCAGGCCGGCGCCGGGGCGGGCTCGCCCCCCGCACCCTCCAGCGGACGCTCGCGCTGCGGCGCCGGCTCGATGGCCGCCGGCTGCGGCGCCGGCTGGGCGGGTTCCGAAACCAGGGCCGGCAGCTCCCTGCCCTCCTCGAGCAGCTTGATGTCTTCCGAATCGAGCGTCTCCCGCTCAAGCAGCGCCTTCGCGATCGCCTCGAGCAGCGCCTGGTTCTCTTCGAGGACGCCACGCGTCGCGGCGTATGACTCATCCAGGATCCGCTTGATCTCGCCGTCCACGAGTTCGGCGGTCTTCTCGCTGACCTCGCGGCGCTGAGAGAGGTCCCGACCGAGAAAGACCTCCTGTTCCCGGTCCCCCACGGACATCGCGCCCACGGCGGGCGACATCCCGAACTGCGTGACCATGCGGCGCGCGAGATCCGTCGCGCGCTCGATGTCGTTACCCGCGCCGGTCGTGATCTTGCCGTCGCCGAACATCATCTCCTCGGCCACGCGCCCGCCGAAGAGCATCTTGAGCTGGCCCTCGAGCCATTCCTTGGTGTAGTTGTGGCGGTCCTCCTCGGGGAGTGAGGCCGTGATCCCGAGGGCACGTCCGCGCGGGACGATCGTGACCTTGTGGAGCGGGTCCAGACCCGGGACGCGGAGCGCGACCACGGCATGCCCCGCCTCGTGGTAGGC is part of the Candidatus Palauibacter polyketidifaciens genome and encodes:
- a CDS encoding RluA family pseudouridine synthase; this encodes MSPPESDAAGAGGPRLIEIGESEDAAADRIDRLLAERLSLSRARVVQLISDGRVTVGGQVPRKRYRPRAGDRIEVELPPPVATRLEPEDIPVEIRYADDDLAVVEKPAGLVVHPAPGHPGGTLVNALLFHLGGLSSIGGDRRPGIVHRLDKDTSGLMLVARRDEAHRALSAALGRREVERGYVAAAWGHLDEERFTVDRPIGRDPRARKRMAVRETGRPAVTHFKRLERWNAAELLAVRLATGRTHQIRVHLGSLGHPVVGDPIYGPNRERGFGGAGGRWAGEFRRRAGRLFLHAAHLAFEHPGTGEALSFASPLPSPLLEASEWARASS
- the lspA gene encoding signal peptidase II, whose product is MAEASGRDHQVRLWLTLVPIVVILALDIVTKAWVMNTFELYERTPVIGDFFRFTYTHNRGAAFGLDIGEHSRIFFLILSLIALGVLGVIYRGTPSSDRLRILAISLVSAGALGNIWDRIRLEAGVVDFLDFGIGASRFPIFNIADSAVTVGAVLLLISFWLEGRREREVAAAAAEATPE
- a CDS encoding TraR/DksA family transcriptional regulator, with amino-acid sequence MNAEQRKHIEKRLLAARSRATRELGQYDDSFTSSLQGADSDLAAYSFHMADQGTDAMEREKAFLFASKEGRLLYHIDEALRRLYRNPEQFGRCEDCDEEISFERLDALPHARLCIRCKEKEETGG
- the ileS gene encoding isoleucine--tRNA ligase, with protein sequence MAYRPIPESARGLEAEVLESWEEEKTFERSLAARSAAPDFVFYEGPPTANAAPGVHHILARTIKDAVARYRTMSGHHVPRKAGWDTHGLPVELEVERSLGISGKPDIERYGIRKFNDNCRNNVFRYQDAWERLSRDIGYWLDYGDPYVTYSNEFIESGWWALSEIEKRGLLYRGYRVIPTCPRCGTGLSSHEVAQGYRDVTEPAVYMKFHLVDDPDGARILSWTTTPWTLPGNLGLAVGPDIPYARVRVLPEGADGGTTPARAHDGPGGASPGEVLILARDRVAEVLRHPYEIVGEVRGGELAGRRYRPLFPNAVDGAGSDTAWTVLEADFVTVDDGTGVVHTAVMYGEDDFRLGEAAGLPMQHTVGGDGRFLDTVPGGLAGMHVKDGETERALRDWAVAHDQLYLREMYEHSYPHCWRCDSALLYMARDSWYIRTTAVKSRLLEHNASIDWHPPETGSGRMGEWLQNNIDWALSRERYWGTPLPIWLCSDCDEHREVLGSFAELGRRVGGLPEDFDPHRPGIDGYEWCCPVDACGGTMRRVPEVADAWFDSGSMPYAQWHYPFENRDTFERYFPADYIAEGVDQTRGWFYSLLALSTILFDRAPFRAVVVNDQVLDAKGRKMSKSRGNAVDPRDALDTYGADVTRFYFLSGSNPWVPKRWDPSALRETDRKLFATLRHTYRFFALYANEEGWSHTASSAAPVSDRSDLDRWVLARLDRVVRLVGEALEAFDLTAGARAIQEFVLDDVSNWYVRRSRDRFWATQPGTAAASADAFATLHECLATTARLLAPYAPFMSDWLYRALTDEASVHLADFPEPEGHSEPELEQAMDDVRRLVALGRAAREKAGVRIRQPLRTLHAVLPEGRALADPMAALAMEELNVKMVVSLGDSEDLTRLYAKPRFGALGPKHGARTPAVAAGIADLDAVALRRLRDGEPLDVEIGGERVRVTPEDLVIHEETLTDLAVATGGGYLAALDTDIDDALRGEGYAREIVNRVQRLRRDAGLEVADRIRLGVAGPQDLEQAVSKHADYVAGETLAVEVQTGSVPRGGLSTAVVKIDDVEVRIGIGGVDERA
- a CDS encoding DivIVA domain-containing protein: MIDLTPLDVRKKKDDFRRSVRGYDAQQVDAFLAVVADCLERHVREHVVLSDRIEQQKHQLESYRAREKALNEALLAAQELREEARLQSERDAAVRLREAEMRAGAVLADAERAVRLCHDKVEDLKATRGRFLAALRKLFERFDEYLDFEDERFGDGAGDLDRFIERLRRASGDGAPEVAAAEPIAAEPMAPESDTEAPLPSISRVDAGGSGAAST